The Sesamum indicum cultivar Zhongzhi No. 13 linkage group LG2, S_indicum_v1.0, whole genome shotgun sequence genome contains a region encoding:
- the LOC105156226 gene encoding myosin-binding protein 3 isoform X2: protein MAANRFATMLHRNTNKITLILIYAVLEWVLIVLLLLNSLFSYLIIKFAEFFGLKPPCLWCTRIDHVFDPAKGGKNMHRDLLCEVHAKEVSRLVYCADHHKLVESQDMCEDCLSSRPEFEGLSKDFALFPWVKGFRKIRNDEEKVGENGEVSVSCSCCGVSLENNKYSSYLLLKTSSWDDLECAQKENFITEAGDCDDNHHTQEGCVSDEKVSDFAVGSCDDEKVLEEKNEYLMLSEFDGNLGATEEETRENVCDAVTVDELKELEGGEDEKVDVVLEAEETLKEENSTVIMKDKSVQVYVEEDAPLEIPPQHLEFFLDYSGNRLVPVELVDSVTEEHKIEENVEVEADDKDKDRAFSPDFEVRVEEKEELVVESGRRTEKVDTFLDVDINEEPKYAMLESMEIEEDENSLVFHPRDCHLVTGEFEKFQAFPLARWPSQEAGDVQELGGASREKHSDVHTACEEVAQANNENEADVSIGTEIPDLDITDEIQIQDSVPSYEDIREDPSTSCADLYEADDHGPVQVEEQTVELQSLSVQDKENTMNNQASFHLELNEIEEDKVPDTPTSVDSLNQLHKKLLLLEKRDSATEESLDGSITSELEGGDGVVTIEHLKSALRAERKALQVLYAELEEERSASAVAASQTMAMINRLQEEKAAMQMEARQYQRMMEEQSEYDQEALQLLNELMVKREKEKQELEKELDSYRKKLLDYETKEKMRLLRKSKDGSSRSGFSSASCSNAEDSDGLSIDLNQEAKEEEGFYSHQEYGNQNTPVEAVVNLEESLADFEEERLSILEQLKVLEEKLLTLDDDKEQHFEDVEATDIFHEENGNHLDENVHFHGEANGHANGFLKEMTNGKNHKQRRTAGQKGKSLLPLFDAICDENGDAMPNGNENGFGSNGVHDSYESKFETENKKLAIEEEVDHLYERLQALEADREFLKHCISSLKKGDKGMDLLQEILQHLRDLRNVELRVRNLSDSPII from the exons ATGGCTGCAAACAGATTTGCGACCATGTTGCACAGGAACACCAACAAGATTACGCTTATTCTCATCTACGCAGTTCTTGAATGGGTTTTGATAGTCTTACTCCTGTTGAATTCCCTGTTTTCCTACCTGATCATCAAGTTTGCTGAGTTTTTTGGGCTTAAGCCTCCGTGTCTGTGGTGTACTAGGATTGATCATGTCTTTGATCCTGCTAAAGGGGGCAAGAACATGCACAGAGATCTTCTTTGTGAAGTTCACGCCAAGGAGGTGTCCAGATTGGTGTACTGTGCGGATCATCACAAGTTGGTTGAATCTCAAGACATGTGTGAGGATTGCTTGTCCTCAAGGCCGGAGTTTGAGGGATTGTCCAAGGATTTTGCTTTGTTTCCGTGGGTTAAAGGGTTTCGAAAGATTCGGAATGATGAAGAGAAGGTAGGTGAGAATGGTGAGGTAAGTGTGAGCTGTTCTTGTTGTGGGGTAAGtttggaaaataataaatattcatcttATCTGTTGCTGAAAACATCATCTTGGGATGATTTGGAATGTGcccagaaagaaaattttattactgaGGCTGGAGATTGTGATGATAATCATCATACTCAAGAAGGGTGTGTTTCTGATGAGAAGGTGTCAGATTTTGCTGTTGGTTCCTGTGATGATGAAAAGGTCTTGGAGGAGAAGAATGAATATCTGATGCTTTCTGAATTTGATGGAAATTTGGGAGCAACAGAGGAGGAAACAAGAGAGAATGTTTGTGATGCTGTGACTGTAGATGAGTTGAAAGAGTTGGAAGGGGGAGAAGATGAGAAGGTGGATGTGGTTTTGGAAGCAGAGGAAACTTTGAAGGAGGAGAACTCAACTGTGATCATGAAAGATAAGTCTGTACAAGTCTATGTTGAAGAAGATGCTCCTCTTGAAATCCCCCCTCAGCATCTGGAATTCTTTCTGGACTATAGTGGTAATAGGTTGGTTCCGGTTGAATTGGTCGATTCGGTAACGGAAGAGCACAAGATCGAGGAGAATGTTGAAGTTGAAGCTGATGATAAGGACAAGGACCGAGCATTTAGTCCTGATTTTGAAGTTCGGGTCGAGGAGAAAGAGGAACTGGTGGTGGAGAGTGGAAGAAGAACAGAGAAAGTGGACACATTTCTTGATGTTGATATCAATGAGGAACCTAAATATGCAATGCTTGAATCCATGGAAATagaagaggatgaaaattCTCTGGTTTTTCATCCTAGAGACTGTCATTTGGTGACAGGggagtttgaaaaatttcaagcTTTTCCGCTGGCCCGGTGGCCTTCTCAAGAGGCAGGCGATGTTCAAGAACTCGGCGGAGCATCAAGGGAAAAGCATTCTGATGTTCATACAG CATGTGAAGAAGTAGCTCAGGCAAACAATGAAAATGAAGCTGATGTCTCAATTGGAACAGAAATTCCTGATTTAGATATAACAGATGaaatacaaattcaagatTCTGTTCCTTCATATGAAGACATTCGTGAAGATCCTTCGACGAGTTGTGCCGATCTTTACGAAGCAGATGATCATG GTCCTGTGCAAGTTGAGGAACAGACGGTGGAATTACAATCCTTATCAGTTCAGGATAAGGAAAATACGATGAACAATCAAGCATCATTTCACTTGGAGCTAAATGAGATTGAAGAAGATAAGGTTCCTGATACACCAACATCTGTTGACAGTCTCAATCAGTTGCACAAGAAATTGCTATTGCTTGAGAAAAGGGATTCCGCGACAGAAGAGTCTCTGGACGGAAGTATAACGAGCGAGTTGGAAGGCGGTGATGGAGTTGTTACTATTGAGCACTTGAAATCTGCACTAAGAGCCGAACGAAAGGCCTTGCAGGTACTCTATGCCGAGTTAGAAGAAGAACGAAGTGCTTCTGCTGTAGCAGCAAGTCAAACGATGGCAATGATAAACAGACTCCAAGAAGAAAAGGCGGCAATGCAGATGGAAGCTCGACAGTATCAGAGAATGATGGAGGAACAGTCGGAATATGATCAAGAAGCTCTGCAGCTTCTGAACGAACTTATGGTGAAGAGGGAGAAGGAAAAGCAAGAGCTGGAGAAAGAGTTGGATTCATACAGGAAGAAGCTTTTGGAttatgaaacaaaagaaaagatgaggCTGTTGAGGAAAAGCAAAGACGGAAGTAGTAGAAGTGGATTTTCGTCTGCTTCTTGTAGCAATGCTGAGGACAGTGATGGATTGTCGATCGATCTAAATCAAGaagcaaaagaagaagaggggTTTTATAGCCATCAGGAGTATGGAAACCAGAACACTCCTGTCGAAGCAGTTGTCAACTTGGAAGAATCTTTAGCTGACTTTGAGGAAGAGAGGCTGTCCATTCTTGAGCAGCTTAAGGTCCTAGAAGAAAAACTTTTGACACTGGATGATGACAAGGAACAACATTTCGAGGATGTTGAAGCAACGGACATTTTCCACGAAGAAAACGGAAACCATTTAGATGAAAATGTTCATTTCCATGGTGAAGCAAATGGGCATGCAAATggttttcttaaagaaatgaCGAATGGGAAGAATCACAAACAGAGGAGAACCGCTGGCCAGAAGGGAAAatctcttcttcctctcttCGACGCGATTTGTGATGAAAATGGAGATGCAATGCCAAATGGAAATGAAAACGGATTCGGTTCCAATGGAGTGCACGACTCTTATGAGTCAAAGTTTGaaacagaaaacaagaagCTCGCCATTGAAGAGGAAGTCGATCATCTTTACGAAAGGTTACAAGCTCTTGAGGCCGATCGAGAGTTCCTTAAGCATTGCATCAGCTCCCTAAAGAAAGGCGACAAGGGAATGGATCTTCTTCAAGAGATCCTACAACATCTCCGTGATCTTCGCAACGTTGAGCTCCGAGTGAGAAACTTGAGTGACAGTCCCATAATATGA
- the LOC105156226 gene encoding myosin-binding protein 3 isoform X1: MAANRFATMLHRNTNKITLILIYAVLEWVLIVLLLLNSLFSYLIIKFAEFFGLKPPCLWCTRIDHVFDPAKGGKNMHRDLLCEVHAKEVSRLVYCADHHKLVESQDMCEDCLSSRPEFEGLSKDFALFPWVKGFRKIRNDEEKVGENGEVSVSCSCCGVSLENNKYSSYLLLKTSSWDDLECAQKENFITEAGDCDDNHHTQEGCVSDEKVSDFAVGSCDDEKVLEEKNEYLMLSEFDGNLGATEEETRENVCDAVTVDELKELEGGEDEKVDVVLEAEETLKEENSTVIMKDKSVQVYVEEDAPLEIPPQHLEFFLDYSGNRLVPVELVDSVTEEHKIEENVEVEADDKDKDRAFSPDFEVRVEEKEELVVESGRRTEKVDTFLDVDINEEPKYAMLESMEIEEDENSLVFHPRDCHLVTGEFEKFQAFPLARWPSQEAGDVQELGGASREKHSDVHTDNVACEEVAQANNENEADVSIGTEIPDLDITDEIQIQDSVPSYEDIREDPSTSCADLYEADDHGPVQVEEQTVELQSLSVQDKENTMNNQASFHLELNEIEEDKVPDTPTSVDSLNQLHKKLLLLEKRDSATEESLDGSITSELEGGDGVVTIEHLKSALRAERKALQVLYAELEEERSASAVAASQTMAMINRLQEEKAAMQMEARQYQRMMEEQSEYDQEALQLLNELMVKREKEKQELEKELDSYRKKLLDYETKEKMRLLRKSKDGSSRSGFSSASCSNAEDSDGLSIDLNQEAKEEEGFYSHQEYGNQNTPVEAVVNLEESLADFEEERLSILEQLKVLEEKLLTLDDDKEQHFEDVEATDIFHEENGNHLDENVHFHGEANGHANGFLKEMTNGKNHKQRRTAGQKGKSLLPLFDAICDENGDAMPNGNENGFGSNGVHDSYESKFETENKKLAIEEEVDHLYERLQALEADREFLKHCISSLKKGDKGMDLLQEILQHLRDLRNVELRVRNLSDSPII; encoded by the exons ATGGCTGCAAACAGATTTGCGACCATGTTGCACAGGAACACCAACAAGATTACGCTTATTCTCATCTACGCAGTTCTTGAATGGGTTTTGATAGTCTTACTCCTGTTGAATTCCCTGTTTTCCTACCTGATCATCAAGTTTGCTGAGTTTTTTGGGCTTAAGCCTCCGTGTCTGTGGTGTACTAGGATTGATCATGTCTTTGATCCTGCTAAAGGGGGCAAGAACATGCACAGAGATCTTCTTTGTGAAGTTCACGCCAAGGAGGTGTCCAGATTGGTGTACTGTGCGGATCATCACAAGTTGGTTGAATCTCAAGACATGTGTGAGGATTGCTTGTCCTCAAGGCCGGAGTTTGAGGGATTGTCCAAGGATTTTGCTTTGTTTCCGTGGGTTAAAGGGTTTCGAAAGATTCGGAATGATGAAGAGAAGGTAGGTGAGAATGGTGAGGTAAGTGTGAGCTGTTCTTGTTGTGGGGTAAGtttggaaaataataaatattcatcttATCTGTTGCTGAAAACATCATCTTGGGATGATTTGGAATGTGcccagaaagaaaattttattactgaGGCTGGAGATTGTGATGATAATCATCATACTCAAGAAGGGTGTGTTTCTGATGAGAAGGTGTCAGATTTTGCTGTTGGTTCCTGTGATGATGAAAAGGTCTTGGAGGAGAAGAATGAATATCTGATGCTTTCTGAATTTGATGGAAATTTGGGAGCAACAGAGGAGGAAACAAGAGAGAATGTTTGTGATGCTGTGACTGTAGATGAGTTGAAAGAGTTGGAAGGGGGAGAAGATGAGAAGGTGGATGTGGTTTTGGAAGCAGAGGAAACTTTGAAGGAGGAGAACTCAACTGTGATCATGAAAGATAAGTCTGTACAAGTCTATGTTGAAGAAGATGCTCCTCTTGAAATCCCCCCTCAGCATCTGGAATTCTTTCTGGACTATAGTGGTAATAGGTTGGTTCCGGTTGAATTGGTCGATTCGGTAACGGAAGAGCACAAGATCGAGGAGAATGTTGAAGTTGAAGCTGATGATAAGGACAAGGACCGAGCATTTAGTCCTGATTTTGAAGTTCGGGTCGAGGAGAAAGAGGAACTGGTGGTGGAGAGTGGAAGAAGAACAGAGAAAGTGGACACATTTCTTGATGTTGATATCAATGAGGAACCTAAATATGCAATGCTTGAATCCATGGAAATagaagaggatgaaaattCTCTGGTTTTTCATCCTAGAGACTGTCATTTGGTGACAGGggagtttgaaaaatttcaagcTTTTCCGCTGGCCCGGTGGCCTTCTCAAGAGGCAGGCGATGTTCAAGAACTCGGCGGAGCATCAAGGGAAAAGCATTCTGATGTTCATACAG ACAATGTAGCATGTGAAGAAGTAGCTCAGGCAAACAATGAAAATGAAGCTGATGTCTCAATTGGAACAGAAATTCCTGATTTAGATATAACAGATGaaatacaaattcaagatTCTGTTCCTTCATATGAAGACATTCGTGAAGATCCTTCGACGAGTTGTGCCGATCTTTACGAAGCAGATGATCATG GTCCTGTGCAAGTTGAGGAACAGACGGTGGAATTACAATCCTTATCAGTTCAGGATAAGGAAAATACGATGAACAATCAAGCATCATTTCACTTGGAGCTAAATGAGATTGAAGAAGATAAGGTTCCTGATACACCAACATCTGTTGACAGTCTCAATCAGTTGCACAAGAAATTGCTATTGCTTGAGAAAAGGGATTCCGCGACAGAAGAGTCTCTGGACGGAAGTATAACGAGCGAGTTGGAAGGCGGTGATGGAGTTGTTACTATTGAGCACTTGAAATCTGCACTAAGAGCCGAACGAAAGGCCTTGCAGGTACTCTATGCCGAGTTAGAAGAAGAACGAAGTGCTTCTGCTGTAGCAGCAAGTCAAACGATGGCAATGATAAACAGACTCCAAGAAGAAAAGGCGGCAATGCAGATGGAAGCTCGACAGTATCAGAGAATGATGGAGGAACAGTCGGAATATGATCAAGAAGCTCTGCAGCTTCTGAACGAACTTATGGTGAAGAGGGAGAAGGAAAAGCAAGAGCTGGAGAAAGAGTTGGATTCATACAGGAAGAAGCTTTTGGAttatgaaacaaaagaaaagatgaggCTGTTGAGGAAAAGCAAAGACGGAAGTAGTAGAAGTGGATTTTCGTCTGCTTCTTGTAGCAATGCTGAGGACAGTGATGGATTGTCGATCGATCTAAATCAAGaagcaaaagaagaagaggggTTTTATAGCCATCAGGAGTATGGAAACCAGAACACTCCTGTCGAAGCAGTTGTCAACTTGGAAGAATCTTTAGCTGACTTTGAGGAAGAGAGGCTGTCCATTCTTGAGCAGCTTAAGGTCCTAGAAGAAAAACTTTTGACACTGGATGATGACAAGGAACAACATTTCGAGGATGTTGAAGCAACGGACATTTTCCACGAAGAAAACGGAAACCATTTAGATGAAAATGTTCATTTCCATGGTGAAGCAAATGGGCATGCAAATggttttcttaaagaaatgaCGAATGGGAAGAATCACAAACAGAGGAGAACCGCTGGCCAGAAGGGAAAatctcttcttcctctcttCGACGCGATTTGTGATGAAAATGGAGATGCAATGCCAAATGGAAATGAAAACGGATTCGGTTCCAATGGAGTGCACGACTCTTATGAGTCAAAGTTTGaaacagaaaacaagaagCTCGCCATTGAAGAGGAAGTCGATCATCTTTACGAAAGGTTACAAGCTCTTGAGGCCGATCGAGAGTTCCTTAAGCATTGCATCAGCTCCCTAAAGAAAGGCGACAAGGGAATGGATCTTCTTCAAGAGATCCTACAACATCTCCGTGATCTTCGCAACGTTGAGCTCCGAGTGAGAAACTTGAGTGACAGTCCCATAATATGA
- the LOC105156228 gene encoding putative clathrin assembly protein At2g01600 encodes MGTLQTWRKAYGALKDHTRVGLAHVNSDFKDVDVAIVKATNHVECPPKERHLRKILVATSAMRPRADVAYCIHALARRLAKTHNWTVALKTLIVIHRALREGDPTFREELLNFQQRGRVLQMSNFKDDSSPIAWDCSAWVRTYALFLEERLECFRILKYDIEAERLPRPAQGQDKGYSRTRDLDSEELLDQLPALQQLLYRLIGCRPEGAAVGNYVIQYALALVLKESFKIYCAINDGIINLVDKFFEMPRHEAIKALDIYKRAGQQANSLSDFYEVCKGLELARNFQFPVLREPPQSFLVTMEEYIREAPRMVSVPSVALEYPERLMLTYKEEDVPPPSEETKIVSEEPSPPQSDEVAISTAETAPPVPPPPTNLDTDDLLGLNVTTQDASAIEETNALALAIVPSGTTPFDSDAPQVKDFDPTGWELALVTTPSTNLSSVQERQLAGGLDSLTLNSLYDEGAYRASQQPVYGAPAPNPFEVSDPFAISNNVPPPPTVQMAAMTQPQNNPFAPFQPAYPPPQQQQHLLMSPQNPFGDAGFGAFPAAPAAHPQTTNPFGSTSLL; translated from the exons ATGGGGACGCTTCAGACATGGAGAAAAGCGTACGGTGCTCTCAAAGACCACACTAGAGTCGGCCTTGCCCATGTCAATTCCGATTTCAAg GATGTGGATGTGGCAATCGTTAAGGCTACGAATCATGTGGAGTGCCCACCCAAAGAGAGACATCTCAGAA AAATTTTGGTTGCGACATCAGCAATGCGGCCTCGGGCTGATGTTGCATACTGCATACATGCACTTGCAAGACGATTGGCAAAGACACATAATTGGACG GTTGCATTGAAAACTCTAATAGTTATCCATAGAGCTTTGAGAGAAGGTGATCCTACGTTTAGGGAGGAACTGTTGAACTTCCAGCAGAGGGGACGCGTGCTCCAAATGTCGAATTTCAAGGACGATTCTAGCCCTATTG CTTGGGATTGCTCTGCCTGGGTCCGAACATATGCACTCTTCTTGGAAGAACGACTGGAATGCTTTAGGATACTTAAGTATGATATTGAAGCCGAGCGTCTTCCTAGACCTGCACAAGGCCAAGACAAG GGTTACAGTAGAACTAGAGACTTGGACAGTGAAGAACTTTTAGATCAGTTGCCCGCATTGCAGCAGTTGCTATATCGTCTTATTGGATGTCGG CCCGAAGGAGCTGCTGTGGGCAATTATGTAATTCAGTATGCTCTAGCATTG GTGCTGAAAGAGAGCTTCAAAATATACTGTGCAATAAATGATGGAATCATCAATCTTGTTGACAAG TTTTTTGAGATGCCAAGACATGAAGCCATTAAAGCCCTCGATATCTATAAAAGAGCTGGCCAGCAG GCAAATAGTCTTTCTGATTTCTATGAAGTATGCAAAGGACTTGAACTTGCTAGAAATTTCCAGTTCCCTGTGTTGAGAGAG CCTCCACAGTCCTTTCTAGTGACCATGGAAGAGTATATAAGAGAAGCACCAAGGATGGTTTCTGTTCCAAGTGTGGCCTTG GAATACCCAGAAAGGCTGATGCTGACCTATAAGGAAGAGGATGTTCCTCCACCTTCTGAAGAGACAAAAATCGTGTCCGAGGAACCCAGTCCACCACAATCCGATGAAGTTGCCATCTCAACTGCTGAGACAGCTCCTCCTGTTCCCCCTCCTCCAACCAACTTGGACACGGATGATCTGCTG GGTTTGAATGTGACTACACAAGATGCATCTGCCATTGAGGAAACAAATGCGTTGGCTTTAGCCATAGTTCCATCTG GCACTACACCATTTGACTCTGATGCTCCCCAAGTGAAAGATTTCGACCCCACTGGGTGGGAACTTGCCCTGGTTACTACGCCCAGTACCAATTTATCATCAGTGCAGGAAAGACAATTG GCGGGTGGGCTGGATTCACTTACTCTGAACAGTTTATATGACGAAGGCGCATATAGAGCATCCCAACAGCCAGTATATGGAGCACCTGCCCCAAATCCATTTGAAGTCAGCGACCCGTTTGCTATTTCTAACAACGTTCCTCCTCCTCCTACCGTTCAAATGGCTGCAATGACACAACCACAAAACAACCCATTTGCTCCGTTTCAGCCTGCTTATCCACCACCCCAGCAGCAGCAACATTTACTGATGAGCCCACAAAATCCTTTTGGTGATGCTGGGTTTGGAGCATTCCCTGCTGCCCCTGCTGCTCACCCGCAAACTACCAATCCGTTCGGGAGCACCAGCCTTCTATAA
- the LOC105156229 gene encoding uncharacterized protein LOC105156229, which translates to MEEDKSFSLASEPINRAEDNNHGWQKVTYAKKQRKTQNKKAASDSSRALPNGSGILPDKTGVFKGLEKHAEERRRKLEAQRAAAVYDDEDEIPRRSKINHGGEEDDDASSDADVKNNVAEVNKKEKPKKAKKPKVTVAEAAAKIDADDLAAFLSSVSESYEGQQDIQLMRFADYFGRAFSAVSASQFPWLKLFRESPVAKIADVPVSSISESVYKTSVDWINHRSYEALGTIVVWSLDGILADLASQQLGSKGSKKGGQPASSKSQVAIFLVLAMVLRRKPDVLITVLPKLSENAKYQGQDKLPVIAWMILQACQGDLAVGLYLWAHHVLPILGGKSGSNPQTRDLVLQIVERIVAAPKARSILVSNAVRKGERLIPPVALDLLLHVTFPASSARVKATERFEVIYPLLKEVALAGSAGSKAMKQVALQIQSFTVKAAGEGNPALAAEATNIFIWCLSQNPDCYKQWDKIYVDNIEASVAALRKLAEGWKELSSKQSSLQALGETLKSFRQKNEEALSGDVDVHNQAIFKDADKYCKALSGRLSSGHACVKAMFFTIAVLAVGAAVVSPNLDAWDWNKLSVYFTTHQSF; encoded by the exons ATGGAAGAAGATAAATCATTTTCCCTCGCCTCGGAGCCAATCAACCGCGCTGAGGATAACAACCACGGCTGGCAGAAGGTCACTTACGCCAAGAAACAGCGAAAAACTCAGAATAAGAAAGCGGCTTCCGATTCATCTAGGGCTTTACCTAACGGATCCGGAATTCTACCTGACAAAACCGGCGTTTTCAAGGGCTTGGAGAAGCACGCGGAGGAGCGCCGGCGTAAATTGGAGGCGCAGCGTGCCGCTGCGGTTTATGACGATGAGGATGAAATTCCGAGGAGATCGAAGATTAACCATGGAGGAGAAGAGGACGATGATGCCAGCAGCGATGCCGATGTTAAGAATAATGTGGCCGAGGTGAATAAGAAGGAGAAGCCAAAGAAGGCTAAGAAGCCTAAAGTCACTGTGGCAGAGGCTGCCGCGAAGATCGACGCTGATGATCTCGCCGCTTTTCTCTCTAGTGTTTCG GAATCCTATGAAGGGCAGCAAGATATACAGTTGATGAGGTTTGCGGATTATTTTGGGCGTGCATTTTCTGCAGTGAGTGCGTCGCAGTTTCCCTGGCTGAAGTTGTTCAGGGAGTCTCCCGTGGCAAAAATTGCCGAT GTCCCTGTATCTTCTATTTCTGAGTCTGTTTACAAGACCTCAGTTGACTGGATCAATCATCGGTCCTATGAGGCATTAGGGACCATCGTGGTCTGGTCGTTAGATGGCATTCTTGCTGACTTGGCTTCCCAACAGTTGGGGTCTAAGGGTTCAAAGAAAGGAGGGCAGCCAGCATCTTCAAAGTCACAG GTTGCcatctttttagttttagcaatggtattaCGCCGGAAACCTGATGTATTAATTACTGTATTGCCAAAATTGAGTGAAAACGCAAAGTATCAAGGACAAGATAAGCTTCCAGTTATTGCATGGATGATACTTCAG GCATGTCAAGGGGATTTGGCTGTGGGGTTGTATTTATGGGCACATCATGTTTTACCCATACTTGGAGGAAAATCAGGGTCTAATCCGCAGACCAGGGACTTGGTTTTGCAGATAGTGGAAAG AATTGTGGCTGCACCAAAAGCTCGTAGCATATTAGTAAGTAATGCTGTTAGGAAGGGCGAGCGCCTCATTCCTCCTGTGGCACTTGACCTGCTGTTACATGTAACATTTCCTGCTTCTTCTGCACGAGTTAAG GCTACTGAAAGATTTGAGGTGATCTACCCCCTTCTGAAAGAGGTTGCTCTTGCTGGTTCTGCTGGAAGCAAAGCGATGAAGCAAGTGGCACTGCAGATACAGAGTTTTACCGTCAAAGCAGCTGGAGAAG GGAACCCAGCTCTAGCTGCGGAAGCAACTAACATCTTCATATGGTGTTTGAGCCAGAATCCTGATTGCTACAAGCAGTGG GACAAGATTTATGTGGATAACATAGAGGCTAGTGTTGCCGCCTTGAGGAAGCTTGCTGAGGGTTGGAAGGAGCTTTCTTCAAAACAGTCTTCTCTTCAAGCACTTGGAGAAACTCTGAAGAGTTTCAGACAAAAG AATGAGGAAGCATTGAGTGGCGATGTGGACGTTCATAACCAAGCTATATTCAAGGATGCAGATAAATACTGTAAGGCACTATCAGGAAGGCTATCTAGTGGCCATGCTTGTGTGAAAGCTATGTTCTTTACTATTGCGGTGCTGGCTGTGGGAGCTGCTGTTGTGTCCCCCAACCTTGATGCATGGGATTGGAATAAGTTGTCAGTTTATTTCACCACCCATCAATCCTTCTGA